A genomic segment from Rhizoctonia solani chromosome 11, complete sequence encodes:
- a CDS encoding Retrotransposable element Tf2 protein: MNNLLKDLLDVCVIIYLDDILIYSKDDASHTQHVHEVLRRLLENQLFCKASKCTFHVSSVEYLGIIVLDKGFSLDKLKIQAVQEWPNPTKVKEVQSFLGFANFLCQFVANFSHLARPLHDLVKKDTAWNWGSKEQEAFQNLKNAITSAPVLCHVDPTKPYFLEMDASGAALGSILSQRQEDGRLHPLGFLSKSFKGAEQNYNTHDKELLAIICSFEYWRIFLEGTPHPITVFTNHQNLEWHLLLAGYNFQIVYRPGKQSGKPDALSQQADHADIPPEPQSMLPDPVFANIALVTPEKELQQQIESSLDQDKSLEEILQFLQNKSKAPPSIKRAFKDYEMEAGLLFYQGQIVVPDVGTLRTDLLHIFHDSPLAGHPGRQQTLELISRDYYWPGIHANTYWHMDSCETCQRVRKPRYASIPPQPLELPSRPWQHVSYDMIVDLPKDGNFDSILVIIDSFTKYGIFIKCSKKLKAPKLAELFLEHVWKQHGIPEKTVLDRGRVFNNKFLRALYKRLGIDPHFSSAYHPQSNGQTEQVNPSIEHFLRVYSGVNQRDWTRWLPMAEFAYNNAVHSSTGKTPFKALYGQEPTLTPSNVPTDVPEANDLAATMEEQWKEVEAALQQSKLQMVVGESGNPLEFELGEEAWLNAKNVNLKTLSPKLTEQHLGPFRVIKKISDRAYRLELPPTMRIHNVFYVGLLSKVKQDKKHTFENCPPPVTVDGEEEYKVEGITDAKERNGKWFFQVKWKGYGSKENTWEPWENLKNAEKILRKYKEDMKKKALGAAKALRGGAVL, translated from the exons atgaacaacctgctCAAGGACCTGTTGGATGTAtgtgtcatcatctaccttgatgacatcttgatctACTCAAaagatgacgcatcccacacaCAGCATGTCCATGAGGTTCTGCGGCGCTTACTGgaaaaccaactgttctgcaaggcctcaAAATGTACATTCCACGTCTCCTCCGTAGAAtacttgggaatcattgtattggataaagggtttagtctggataagctcaaaatccaggcagtacaagaGTGGCCAAACCCTACCaaggttaaagaagtccagtcattccttgggtttgccaacttcctttgccaatttgttgccaactttagtcacCTGGCCAGACCACTACATGATCTGGTCAAAAAGGATACAGCATGGAATTGGGGTTCCAAGGAACAGGAGGCTTTCCAGAACCTGAAGAACGCAATCACTAGCGCACCAGTACTCTGTCATGTGGACCCTACCAAACCATACTTCTTGGAAATGGATGCTTCTGGCGCAGCCCTAGGAtctatactcagtcaacggcAGGAAGACGGACGCCTCCACCCTCTTGGCTTCCTATCCAAGTCATTCAAAGGGGCTGAGCAGAACTACAacacacatgacaaggagctcttAGCAATCAtctgctcctttgagtattggcgtatcttcctggaagggaccCCTCACCCAATCACAGTCTTCACCAATCACCagaacctgga atggcacctactactaGCTGgctataacttccagattgtgtaCAGGCCtggaaaacaatcaggaaaaccagatgccttgtCACAGCAAGCGGATCATGCAGATATTCCACCAGAACCCCAGTCTATGTTACCAGACCCAGTGTTTGCCAATATTGCCCTAGTCACCCCAGAGAAGGAGCTGCAACAACAAATTGAGTCATCCCTAGAtcaagacaagtccctggaggaaatcctccaattcctgcagaacaagtccaaagcacccccctccatcaaacgcgcgtttAAGGACtatgaaatggaggctggaCTGCTCTTCTatcaaggacaaattgtagtccctgacgttggaacaCTGAGAACAGACCTACTCCACATCTTCCATgatagccccttggcaggacacccaggaagACAGCAAACTCTAGAACTGATCtcaagggattactactggcccgggATCCATGccaacacatactggcacatggactcctgtgaaacatgTCAACGGGTAAGGAAGCCCAGATACGCATCAATACCGCCTCAACCCCTTGAGCTTCCTAGTAGACCATGGCAACACGTATCCTATGATATGATAGTGGACCTACCCAAGGACGGAAATTTTGactcaatcctggtcattattgacagcttcaccaagtacggtatcttcatcaaatgctccaaaaaactCAAAGCACCCAAACTAGCGGAGTTATTCTTGGAACATGTATGGAAACAACATGGAATCCCAGAAAAGACGGTTTTGGATAggggaagggtcttcaataacaaattcctgagggcattgtacaaacgcctaggaatagacccccacttctcttcTGCGTATCACCCTCAGAGCAATGGCCAGACAGAACAAGTGAATCCCTCAATAGAACATTTTCTTAGAGTGTACTCAGGGGTtaaccaaagggactggaccagatggctccccatggcagaatttgcgtaTAACAATGCAGTACATAGCAGTACAGGGAAGACGCCATTCAAAGCCCTATATGGTCAGGAACCCACCTTAACTCCGTCCAATGTCCCCACGGACGTACCAGAGGCCAATGATCTTGCTGCAACCATGGAGGAGCAGTGGAAGGAAGTTGAGGCCGCTCTCCAGCAATCCAAACTACAGATGGTTGTTGGAGAATCAGGAAATCCCTTGGAGTTTGAACTAGGAGAGGAAGCATGGCTcaacgccaagaatgtcaacctcaagaCTCTAAGTCCTaagctaacggaacaacaCTTAGGACCATTCAGGGTCATCaaaaaaatctccgaccgcgctTACCGGCTTGAACTCCCGCCAACCATGCGCATCCACAAtgtgttctatgtaggactacTATCAAAGGTTAAACAGGACAAGAAACATACCTTTGAAAATTGcccaccaccagtcaccgtggatggagaagaagaatacaaagttgaaGGAATAACGGATGCCAAGGAACGcaacggaaaatggttcttccaagtcaaatggaaggggtacgggtccaaagaaaacacatgggaaccttgGGAAAACCTGAAAAATGCGGAGAAAATTCTGAGGAAGTACAAAGAAgatatgaagaagaaggcccttggcgctgccaaggcccttagagggggggcagtgttgtag
- a CDS encoding integrase core domain protein yields MEAGLLFYQGQIVVPDVGTLRTELLCIFHDSPLAGHPGRQQTLELICRNYYWPGIRANTYWHVDSCETCQRICKPKYASIPLQPLEIPSRPWQHISYDMIVDLPKDGNFDSILVIIDSFTKYGIFIKCSKKLKAPKLADLFLENVWKRHGMPEKTISDRGRVFNNKFLKALYKRLGIDPHYSSAYHPQSDGQTEQVNPSIEHFLRAYSGINQRDWTKWLPMAEFAYNNAVHSSTGKTPFKALYGWEPTLTPSNVPTDVPEADNLAQAMEAQWKEVESALQQSKQRMVAGEDGNPVEFEIGEEAWLDSRNVNLKTLSPKLTKQRLGPFKVIEKISNRAYQLKLPPTMRIHNVFYVGLLSKVKRDKKRTFENCPPPVTIDGEEEYEVEGITDAKERNGEWFFQVKWKEKYKKDMKKKALGAAKALRGGAVS; encoded by the exons atggaagcgggcctactcttctaccaaggacaaattgtggtccctgacgttggaacGCTGAGAACGGAACTACTTTGTatcttccatgacagcccatTGGCTGGACACCCTGGGAGGCAGCAAACGTTAGAATTGATCTGCAGgaattactattggcctggcatccgcgCCAACACCTATTGGCAcgtggattcctgtgaaacctgccaGCGTATTTGCAAACCAAAGTATGCTTCAATTCCCCTGCAGCCACTAGAAATCCCatccagaccctggcaacatatctcttatgacatgatagtagatttGCCCAAGGACGGGAATTTTGACTCCATCTTGGTTATCATTGACAGCTTCACTAAGTACGGCATCTTCATCAAATGTTCAAAAAAGTTGAAAGCGCCCAAACtagcagacctattcctGGAAAATGTCTGGAAACGCCATGGGATGCCGGAAAAGACGATATCAGACAGGGGAAGGGTGTTCAACAATAAGTTCCTAAAAGCCCTGTACAAACGcttaggaatagacccccactacTCTTCAGCCTATCACCCCCAAAGtgatggacagacagaacaagtaaacccgtccattgaacacttcctaagggcatACTCTGGCATcaaccaacgggactggacaaaGTGGCTCcccatggcggaatttgcttACAATAATGCCGTACACAGTAGCACCGGAAAAACTCCtttcaaagccctgtacggatgggaacccaccttaaccccatccaacgtaccaacagatgttccagaagcagacaaccTTGCCCAGGCAATGGAAGcccaatggaaggaagtagaaTCCGCCTTACAGCAATCTAAGCAACGGATGGTAGCTGGAGAAGACGGAAACCCAGTagaatttgagattggagaggAAGCATGGTTGGACTCCAGAAACGTAAACCTCAAGACCCTGAGCCCAAAGCTAACCAAGCAACGCTTAGGACCATTCAAGGTCATCGAGAAGATCTCCAACCGCGCCTACCAACTCAAGCTACCTCCAACTATGCGTATCCACAATGTTTTCTATGTGGGGCTCCTATccaaggtcaaaagggacaagaagcgcacctttgaaaattgccccccaccagtcaccatagacggagaagaggaatatgaggtggaagggatcactgatgccaaagaaaggaacggagaatggttcttccaagtcaaatggaagg aaaaatacaaaaaagacatgaaaaagaaggcccttggcgctgccaaggcccttagagggggggcagtgtcgtag
- a CDS encoding Retrotransposable element Tf2 protein, which produces MSTGQSNTGSKKLSNNPNFVLEEEQNRRRAAGACIKCGKLGHKFAECHTGWKATPIKDKGKAKETAKIGKDSKISPLFTISIKPEKQADPLEVLIDSGATSLFLHPHTAEALRLPLIDLPTPRTVTMLDGSSPQAGKIWKKAILTFSFDGKQMTETFLICNTGSHAAILGLKLIGICAPSPFLTPPEQVTIAEEEEANKNPLEGVPPEYHQYAKVFGEEEFNKLPPHRHYNIGIKLTEEGPLNSPLYSMTDAESATLKDWLRDELKAGKIQPSKSSISSPVMFVPKKDGSRRLVVDYQRLNNRTKKNVYPLPRPDDLMAQLCGAKIFTKLDLRWGYNNVRVKEGDEWKTAFQTKYGLYKSLVMTFGLTNAPAAFQHFMNKLFKDLLDVCVIIYLDDILIYSKDNASHTRHVHEVLRRLMENQLFCKASKCTFHVTSVEYLGIIVSDKGFSLDKLKIQAVQEWPTPTKIKEVQSFLGFANFLRRFIANFSHMARPLHNLVKKDTPWKWDTKEQEAFQGLKDAITNAPVLCHADPAKPYFLETDASGAALGSILSQRQEDGCLHPLGFLSESFKGAKQNYDTHNKELLAIICSFEYWRIFLEGTLYPITVFTNHCNLEYWKESRTFNRRHARWHLLLAGYNFQIVYRPGKQSGKPNALSQRSDHADIPPANQTMLPNPVFTNVALVTPERELQRQIKGALDQDKSLEEITIPPK; this is translated from the exons atgAGTACCGGCCAGTCAAACACCGGTTCTAAGaagctctccaacaacccaaactttgtgttggaagaagaacaaaaccgccgccgcgccgccggcgcttgcatcaagtgcggcaaattaggtcacaagtttgcggaatgccacacgggctggaaggccacccctatcaaggataaggggaaggctaaagagaccgccaagattggcaaagactccaa aatctccccacTCTTCACTATTTCAAtcaagccagagaaacaagcggaccccttagaagtcctgatagattcaggcgccacatcattGTTCCTACACCCACACACTGCTGAGGCATTACGCCTACCCCTCATAGACCTCCCTACACCCcgcaccgttactatgcttgatgggtcgagcccccaggctggcaaaatctggaagaaggccatactgaccttttcctttgatggcaaacaaatgacagagaccttcctaatctgcaaCACAGGATCTCACGCCGCTATCCTAGGATTGAA attgattggaatctgcgcaccctctcctttcctcaCCCCACCGGAACAAGTAACCATTgccgaagaggaggaagccaacaaaaaccctcttgaaggagtaccccctgaGTACCATCAGtatgctaaggtatttggggaagaagaattcaacaagctcccTCCGCACcggcattacaacattggaaTCAAGCTCACGGAAGAAGGGCCCCTCAACTCCCCCCTCtacagtatgacagacgctgagtccgccacactcaaggactggctcagggacgagttgaaagctgggaagatccaaCCCAGTAAATCCTCAATCAGttcccccgtcatgtttgttccaaaaaaggatggttcccgccgatTAGTAGTTGATTACCAACGCCTAAAtaaccggacaaaaaagaacgtttacccgctaccccgtcctgatgacctcatggcccagctctgcgGCGCCAAGATATTCACCAAATTagatctaagatggggttacaacaacgtccgtgtcaaggagggtgacgaatggaaaactgccttccaAACAAAGTATGGCCTTTACAAGTCCCTGGTGATGACCTTTGGTTTAACAAATGCCcccgccgccttccagcacttcatgaacaaactgttcaaggatttattggatgtatgcgtcatcatctaccttgatgacatcctcatttactccaaggataaCGCTTCCCACACCCGGCACGTCCATGAAGTCCTACGGCGCCTTATGGAAAATCAACTGTTTTGTAAAGCCTCAAAGTGCACCTTCCACGTGAcatctgtggaatacctgggtaTTATTGTCTCGGATAAAGGCTTCAGtttggataagctcaaaatccaggctgtccaagaatggcctacTCCTACCAAAATCAAAGAGGTTCAATCATTCttgggatttgccaacttcctccgccGATTCAttgccaatttcagccacatggctaggccgttacacaacctagtcaagaaggacactccttggaaatgggatacaaaggaacaagaagctttcCAAGGGTTGAAGGACGcaatcaccaacgcccctgtcCTCTGCCATGCGGACCCTgccaaaccctacttcctggaaacagatgcatccggCGCGGCCCTTGGTtctatactcagtcaacggcAGGAAGATGGTTGCTTACACCCCCTTGGTTTCCTCTctgaatcattcaaaggagcCAAGCAGAATTATGACacacacaataaggagctcctagcaatcatttgctcctttgagtactggcgcatattcctggaagggacTCTATACCCCATCACCGTATTCACCAATCACTgtaacctggaatactggaaagAATCCCGGACGTTCAACCGCCGCCATGCAAGATGGCACCTTTTATTGGCCggatacaacttccagataGTATACCGTCCCGGCAAACAATCCGGTAAACCCAATGCCCTGTCACAACGTTCTGACCATGCGGACATTCCCCCTGCCAATCAAACCATGCTACCCAACCCCGTATTCACCAACGTTGCCCTAGTCACCCCTGAGAGGGAGCTCCAACGCCAAATCAAAGGCGCCCTTGACCAAGACAAATCACTAGAGGAAAtaacaattcctccaaaatga
- a CDS encoding Retrotransposable element Tf2 protein — protein MATPPYVKLGEVSLERITSLLLGLLGQVEHLERKVEEVQEAGVEARTNLENISQAVNTVKDGLRSLQLHGPRTPEDTKPPAVEATPRPFSKANPIGLTSWVSFWPKPSKGLPAFAQPTPVQAVPPRVPSPPTSPRLQSPIGAPAPLPLAPAAHYPAPVKVDHPNAYTGKIGSKAKQWLTRMLAWTRLNLRMFPTDQEVLSFLLMNMKDSTRAWAHPHLDQLGSHWAIIQTVEGFKMEFLAAFGNPDATRAAERKITTLTQSGTCADYITKFRTLAMELDWNDAAL, from the coding sequence CCCCCTATGTCAaacttggggaagtctccctcgaACGGATCAcaagcctcctccttggcctccttggccaagttgagcatCTTGAGCGGAAAGTGGAAGAAGTCCAAGAAGCAGGGGTTGAGGCCCGCACCAATcttgagaacatctctcaagccgtcaatactgtcaaggatgggcttagaagcctccaacttcACGGGCCCCGGACCCCAGAAGATACAAAACCCCCGgccgtggaagcaacgccacgcccctttTCAAAAGCCAACCCTATTGGATTGACTAGTTGGGTCTCATTCTGGCCCAAACCATCCAAGGGGCTCCCCgcctttgcccaacccactcctgtccaagcagtgcccccgcgagtcccatctccccctacatctccgcgtctccaatccccgattggagcacctgcccctctccctctggctccagcagcccactaccccgctccggtcaaggttgaccaccccaatgcctacacaggcaaaataggaaGCAAGGcaaagcagtggctgaccaggatgctggcctggacccgccttaacttgcggatgttcccaaccgaTCAGGAGGttctatccttcctcctgatgaacatgaaggactccACCAGGGCATGggcccatccacaccttgaccagcttggatcacactGGGCTATCATTCAAACGGTCGAGGGCTTCAAAATggaattcctggcagcatttggcaaccctgacgccacaagggccgctgaGCGGAAAatcaccaccctcacccagtccggcacttGCGCAgactatatcacaaagttcaggaccttggccatggaactggactggaatgacgcgGCCCTttga